One genomic region from Nocardia vinacea encodes:
- a CDS encoding organic hydroperoxide resistance protein, which produces MTALYTAEALATGDGRNGHARTSDGKIDLALDIPKEMGGSGVGTNPEQLFAAGYAACFHSALRLVGKREGANVDDSAVGAKVGIGPNDGGGFELTVTLEISLPHLSPAEAQTIADKAHQVCPYSNATRGNIDVQVTLADD; this is translated from the coding sequence ATGACCGCCCTGTATACCGCCGAAGCCCTCGCGACCGGCGACGGACGCAACGGCCACGCCCGCACCTCCGACGGCAAGATCGACCTCGCGCTGGACATCCCCAAGGAAATGGGTGGCAGCGGCGTGGGCACCAACCCGGAGCAACTCTTCGCGGCGGGCTACGCGGCCTGCTTCCACAGTGCGCTACGCCTGGTCGGCAAGCGCGAAGGCGCGAATGTCGACGATTCCGCGGTCGGCGCGAAGGTCGGCATCGGCCCGAACGACGGGGGCGGCTTCGAGCTGACCGTCACCCTCGAGATCTCGCTGCCGCACCTGTCCCCCGCCGAGGCGCAGACCATCGCCGACAAGGCGCACCAGGTGTGCCCGTACTCGAACGCGACCCGCGGCAATATCGACGTCCAGGTCACCCTCGCCGACGACTGA
- a CDS encoding MarR family winged helix-turn-helix transcriptional regulator, with the protein MTDHLTLDEQLCFRLYAASRAMTAVYRPKLERLGLTYPQYLVMLALWERDGRSVGDLCEALLLDSGTLSPLLKRLEAAGLVERRRAAADERRVDIQLTERGRELRSEARCLPTEMGEVSGLTPDEFVALRETLRRLADSLVSQPPSKESQT; encoded by the coding sequence ATGACCGATCACCTCACCCTCGACGAGCAGTTGTGCTTCCGGCTGTATGCCGCGTCGCGGGCGATGACGGCGGTCTATCGCCCGAAGCTCGAACGCTTAGGGCTCACCTATCCGCAGTACCTGGTGATGTTGGCACTGTGGGAACGCGACGGTCGCAGCGTCGGCGACCTCTGCGAAGCACTGCTACTCGACTCCGGAACGCTGTCGCCGCTGCTCAAGCGGTTGGAGGCGGCAGGCCTGGTCGAACGGCGCCGGGCAGCGGCCGACGAACGTCGCGTCGATATCCAACTCACCGAACGCGGCCGCGAATTGCGGTCCGAAGCCCGTTGTCTACCAACGGAAATGGGCGAGGTCAGCGGCCTGACCCCTGATGAATTCGTCGCACTACGCGAAACCCTTCGGCGACTTGCCGATTCGCTGGTATCCCAACCCCCATCGAAAGAGAGCCAGACATGA
- a CDS encoding SAM-dependent methyltransferase: protein MPDSWAETATGLPTTIDATVAHEARVYDYWLGGKDNYPADRALGDAIATHIPAIRSMARANRAFLGRAVRYVVDAGVTQFLDIGTGIPTAGNTHEIAQGIASDARVVYVDNDPIVLAHARALMSSTRAGKTAFIHADLHDPASILRDPSLTATLDLNRPVAIILVAIMMYFRDSDDPHAIIENLLESVPSGSFIVITHPTADFDARAMARVVASAESAGITFNPRSRTETETLFAGTEIVEPGVVPVVTWHPELIGDLSGRMQAIPADPESAWYWAGVGRKS from the coding sequence ATGCCGGATAGCTGGGCCGAAACCGCCACTGGATTGCCGACCACAATCGACGCGACTGTGGCTCATGAAGCTCGTGTTTACGATTATTGGCTCGGCGGAAAGGATAATTACCCGGCCGACCGGGCACTCGGCGATGCGATAGCCACCCATATTCCGGCAATCCGCAGTATGGCCCGCGCCAACCGGGCCTTCCTCGGCCGCGCGGTGCGCTACGTCGTCGATGCGGGCGTCACCCAGTTCCTCGATATCGGCACCGGAATCCCCACCGCGGGCAATACCCACGAAATCGCCCAGGGCATCGCTTCGGACGCGCGCGTGGTCTATGTGGACAACGACCCCATCGTTCTCGCGCACGCGCGGGCACTCATGTCCAGCACCCGTGCGGGCAAAACGGCCTTTATTCATGCGGATCTGCACGATCCGGCCTCGATATTGCGTGATCCGTCCCTGACCGCGACTCTGGACCTGAACCGTCCGGTCGCCATCATACTGGTCGCGATCATGATGTATTTCCGCGACAGCGACGATCCGCACGCCATCATCGAGAACCTGCTGGAATCGGTTCCCTCCGGCAGCTTTATCGTGATCACCCATCCCACGGCCGATTTCGACGCCCGCGCCATGGCCAGGGTGGTGGCCTCGGCCGAATCCGCCGGCATCACCTTCAATCCGCGCAGCCGCACCGAAACCGAAACTCTGTTCGCCGGAACCGAAATCGTCGAACCGGGCGTCGTCCCCGTCGTCACCTGGCATCCGGAGTTGATCGGCGACCTATCGGGTCGAATGCAAGCCATTCCGGCAGACCCGGAGTCCGCTTGGTACTGGGCGGGCGTGGGCCGCAAGTCCTGA
- a CDS encoding zinc-binding dehydrogenase translates to MRAVVIESFGEPKDVLTTAQQPTPEPGPGQVRIELILAPIHNHDLATIRGVYGYKPSLPAIPGTEAVGRIDALGSDVTGLEVGQRVSVSGIHNVWAEYFVAKATQVVPLPDSISDETAAQLLAMPLSSLMLLEDLQVSPGDWIAINAANGAVGRLVNVLARQRGLNVLNLVRGPASVKALQELGFERVFDTESEGWLDQAVAATAGAPIVRAVDQVGGRAADALLSLLGQDGELISFGALSGQPLSINPGPLIFKQAVVKGFWGSKRAEQTSGEDMRRLIGELVGMAATGALRLDVEAVYPLESAADAAAASETPGRSAKIALSPQPV, encoded by the coding sequence ATGCGTGCCGTAGTCATCGAAAGTTTCGGCGAGCCGAAGGATGTGCTCACCACAGCACAGCAGCCGACGCCCGAACCCGGGCCCGGACAGGTGCGGATCGAGCTGATCCTCGCGCCCATTCACAACCACGATCTGGCGACCATTCGCGGGGTTTACGGCTACAAGCCGTCGCTGCCCGCGATTCCGGGAACCGAGGCCGTGGGTCGGATCGATGCACTGGGATCGGATGTGACCGGCCTGGAAGTCGGTCAGCGCGTGAGCGTTTCCGGCATCCACAATGTGTGGGCAGAGTATTTCGTGGCCAAGGCGACGCAGGTGGTTCCGCTGCCGGACAGCATTTCCGATGAGACGGCGGCGCAGTTGCTCGCGATGCCGCTCAGCTCCCTGATGCTGCTGGAGGATCTGCAGGTTTCGCCGGGCGACTGGATTGCGATCAATGCCGCCAATGGCGCGGTCGGTCGCCTGGTGAATGTGCTTGCGCGGCAACGCGGTCTCAATGTGCTCAACCTGGTTCGCGGCCCAGCTTCCGTTAAAGCGTTGCAGGAGTTGGGTTTCGAACGGGTCTTCGATACCGAATCCGAGGGCTGGCTCGACCAGGCGGTCGCGGCGACGGCGGGTGCGCCGATCGTGCGCGCCGTTGACCAGGTCGGTGGCCGGGCGGCCGATGCGCTGCTTTCGCTGCTCGGCCAGGACGGTGAGCTGATCTCGTTCGGTGCACTGTCCGGTCAGCCGCTGTCCATCAATCCCGGTCCGCTGATCTTCAAACAGGCTGTGGTCAAGGGCTTTTGGGGCTCCAAGCGGGCTGAGCAGACCAGCGGCGAGGATATGCGGCGCCTGATCGGTGAACTCGTTGGGATGGCGGCGACGGGTGCACTGCGCCTCGATGTCGAGGCCGTGTATCCGCTGGAGTCCGCCGCCGATGCCGCGGCCGCGAGCGAAACACCGGGACGGTCGGCCAAGATCGCGCTGTCGCCGCAGCCGGTGTAA